The Cloacibacillus sp. genome has a window encoding:
- a CDS encoding GntR family transcriptional regulator yields MTYFHNESLRKKLYDYIKRKINSGELKPGDPINQKEIFDELEISRTPYRDCMIQLESEGLVKIIPCRGVVVRELSMDEIMDAQDVGAALEGMAYELAFPHARERCIPKLLALMERAHKCFSDDVPIPQDMNMEFHMLVLAQCPNRSIVEQIIKMRERLYDFPQRNLPPLLKWEKIFWAEHAAQIEILKTGTAAQLGAYMREVHWNPKGKYEYWETLFDAKHGTVKEYYNRRLLWEGEK; encoded by the coding sequence ATGACTTATTTTCATAATGAATCACTTAGAAAGAAACTATATGATTATATAAAAAGAAAAATAAACTCTGGCGAATTAAAACCTGGCGACCCTATCAACCAGAAGGAGATATTTGACGAGCTGGAGATAAGCCGAACCCCGTACCGCGACTGCATGATACAACTTGAATCCGAAGGACTTGTAAAAATAATCCCTTGCCGCGGCGTAGTCGTGCGCGAACTTTCAATGGACGAAATCATGGATGCGCAGGACGTCGGCGCGGCGCTCGAAGGCATGGCTTATGAACTGGCCTTCCCTCACGCGCGTGAAAGATGTATCCCGAAGCTCCTTGCGCTGATGGAAAGAGCGCATAAATGTTTCAGCGACGACGTGCCAATACCGCAGGATATGAACATGGAATTTCACATGCTGGTGCTTGCGCAGTGCCCAAACAGAAGCATCGTTGAACAGATAATCAAGATGCGCGAACGTCTCTACGACTTCCCCCAGAGGAATCTCCCTCCACTTCTCAAATGGGAAAAAATATTCTGGGCAGAACACGCGGCGCAGATAGAAATCTTGAAGACCGGCACCGCGGCGCAGCTTGGCGCCTATATGAGAGAGGTACATTGGAATCCTAAGGGAAAGTACGAATATTGGGAGACACTTTTTGACGCAAAGCATGGAACGGTGAAAGAATATTACAACAGACGTCTGCTCTGGGAAGGCGAAAAATAA